The DNA region AGACGTTCTCCAGTTCGCCGTAGAGCACGCAGGCGACCTCCATCCCGTAGAGCAACTCGCCGACACCGCGCTCGTCGACGCGGTCGATTTCCACTCGGACATTCGGCTGGCCCGCCGCGGCGAGACTCGCCTCCGTCGCCTCGAACTCCGCGTCCAGCAGTTCGCCGAGCGTCGACCCGCCGAGGTACGACAACCCTTCGAGGTCGGTCTCGGGAATCGGTCGGTCCTCGCGCTCCCGCGGTCGGACGAGCGTGACGAGTTTGTCGTGGCGCCCTGCCCGATACAGTTGCAGTTGCGAGTGCTGGTCGGTCGCACCGAGCGCACGAGCGGGCGTCTGGCCGACGCCCTCCTTGCCCAAACTTTCGGCCCACAGTTGCGCGAACCACTCGGCGAAGTACTCTAGTGATTCGGCGTAGGGCATCATCGCGTTGACCGTCGCGCCGCGGCGGTCCAGCGCGTAGGCGGCCGCGCCGTACGCATACGCCGGGGAGTCGAACAGCGACCCCGACAGCTTCTCGGCCTCGTCGGCCGCGCCCGCGAGAATCGCGTCGAGGTCGTGACCCTGAATCGCCGCGCAGGCGAGGCCCACAGTCGAGAGCGCCGAGAAGCGACCCGGAACCCCATCGGGTACCTTCAGTGCAGGCAGGTCGTGTTTCTCCGCCAGTTCGCGGAGGTTCCCTTCCTCACCCGTGGTGACGAACGTCCGCTCGGTCCAGTCGACGCCCGCCGACGCCATCGCCTCGCGGACGACGAGGAAGTTCGCGAGCGTCTCGGCGGTCGTTCCGGAGCGGGAGACGACGTTTACGGCCGTCTCGCCGAGCGGCAGGGAGTTTAGAAGCCGAGCCGTGTCCTCGGGGTCGACGTTATCGAGGAAGTGCGCGTCGACGTCGCCGCCGAGCGCCTCCGAGACGGTCGCAGCGCCGAGGGCGCTGCCGCCGATGCCGACGGTCAAAACGGCCTCGGCGTCGCCGAACGGTTCGACCGCGGCGCGAATCTCGTCCGGGTCGGCCGTCTCCGGCAAATTGAGGGCAGCGTAGCCGTGCTCGGCGTCGGCGCGGCCCCGCTCGATGCGCTCGTGGGCGTCGGCGACGCGCTCGTCGAGGCGCTCTAACTGCTCGCGGCTCAGTCCGGGCGTCGAGTCGAGAACGTTGCCGAGGTCGACGTACATGGCCGAACGCGCGCGCGCCGACACCAAAGGCGTTGTCCTCGCCCGCAGGCGACGAGAGTCGTCGTCGGGCGCCGTGAGAGCGAGCGGGGCCGCCAGACCAATCGGCTTAATCGCCCCCGGTACCAACTGGGAACGATGGCCGACGGTTACAACGGCGTCTTCGGCGCGTTCCCGTACGCGCTCAGGCGCTCGACCTCGTGGCTGTTCCGCGTCTACGTCGCCGTGAGCGCGCTCGTCGCGCTGTTCGTCTCGCTCGTCGTCGGCGCGGGACTCGTGGTCCTCATCGGGAACACGGCCGGCTTCGCCGGGGGGCAGTTGACGCTCTCGCGGTCCTTCTACGCCGTCGTCGGTCTCCTCCTCGTCGCGCCGATTCTCGCGCCGACGCTGTTCGTCGCCCGCCGACATCGCCGCGAGGAGAGTCGGGCGAACGAACACTACGACTTCGCGCTCGGTCTCTCGGGGTTCGTCTTCCTCGCCTCGCTGTACGCCGGCGCGATAATCACCGTCCCGCCCGACCTGCAGACGCCCGTCGACGGCGCGCTCGCGCCGCTCGTCGAGTTGCTCTACGGTCTGCCACAGTTGGCAGGAGTGGTCCCGCCGCTTCTGGCAGCGCTTCTCATCTTCGGACTCCACCGACGGCTCCGGTGACTCGCCGACGCGCCCCGTGACTGGCGTCACCGCGTCGCACCCCGCCGAGACGACGAAACCGAAAAACGTCCCGACGACCTATCGCTGGACATGACTGACGACGAATCCAAGGAAGGGACGTTTCTCGTCACCGCGGCGGACGACGAGACAGCCGTGTTGAAGGACGTCGAGGACGGGCAGGTGCACACGCTGGTGTCGAACCCCGGCGTCGAGCGGCACGACGCCGTCGAGGGCGTCGTCGCGCCCGACCCGCCGATGAACGTCACGTGGCAACTCGTCGAAGTCGAGTCGCGCCGTCCGCTCCGCATCGAGGAGAGCAGCGAGTCGCCGACGACGATGGCCCGCGATCTCGCCGCCGAGCAACCGGTGGGCGAACTGACGCGGCGAGAACGCGCCGGAACCGGTGAGATTCACGTCGTCACGGTGCCCGAGGAGACGACCGAACAAGCCGTCGCCGACGTGCTCGACGACGAGGAGGGACTGCTCTCGCGGGCGGCACGACTCGGTGTCAATCGGGTCGAAGTGCGGTCGTCGCCCGGCGTCGTCGTCGTGCGCTACATGCCCTAACGTCGCCGCACGAAGAGGGAGACGCATCGCTGTGAGTTTCGGAAGTTTCGAGAACGTCGCGTCGGGGATACCTCATACATCGGCGGCGCGGCGCGCCGTCCGGAGAATTCGATTACTGGATGTGGCCTTCTTGCCGGAGCTGCTCGGCGTCCTGGTCGGTGTAGCGCCACTCGATGTTGGCTTTCTCGTCCTGCCAGTCCCACGGTTCGACGAGGACGACGTCGCCCTCGTTAATCCACGTGCGGTACTTCATGCGGCCGGGGATGCGGCCCATGCGTTCTTTGCCGTCGTTGCAGCGGACGCGGACGTGGTTGCCGCCGTTGTGCTCTGTGACGACCGCGAACATCTCGTTGTCGTTGGGCATTCGAAGGTTTCGACGCCCGGATTCCTCGCTCATAGTATAAATAGCGCCCGGAGACGGTTAAGACGTTTGGGGTCCGCGTTAGCGGATGTCACAACCTGTCACGAGCGACGTGTGATTTCGCCGACTGACATCCAGCAGCACTCACCCCGTCGGCCCCGCCTTGCTCTGCACGCGCCACCCGCCTTCCATCGTCTCGTCACGTTCGACGTACGCTATCTCGGTTTCGTCGCCGACCACTTCCCCACCCTCGACGGCTTCGACGCGGAACGGCACGTCGAGGCTGTCGCCGCAACAGCCGACGTCGACGAACGTCTCGAACGTGTCGCCTCCTGTCGGAGTATCGAGCTTTCGACGGAGATACCCCCGATAGCGGTCCGACGAAATCTGGTCGCGGCCCCAGTCGCTGAGATTCTTCGGATGCGAGAGGACGACCCGCGTCGCGGTTCGTCGCCTGCTCTCGTCGTCGTGGTGCGTTGATTCGGCCATCGAGAGGTGTATGCGACGGAGGCACATGAGGGCACGGGAATTTAAGAAGGCTTATTCGACGGGCTGACTACCGGCCGACATGGTTGCATTCGACGTACCGGAGGTCGATTTCACCCGGTACACGAATCGTCAACTCGCGGCGGTTCCGCTCACGGTTCTCGCGCTCGCGCTTCTCGTTATCGCCGTGACGTTCGCGACGACGGGCACGCCCGTGGCGCTCGGAACCGAGTTCTCCGGCGGGACAGAGGTTCGACTCGCCGTCGACGCGCCCGACGGACAGGCCGAGCAGGTCATCCGGCAGGCGTTCGACGCCGACATCGAGTCGATTCAGTCCGTCCCCTCCGACGGGACGTACGTCGTCACCTTCGGCCCCGACACGGACCCCGCGCAGTTGGAACAAACGGTAGAGAACCCGCCGAACGATGCGGCCGAACGACTGGAGATTCAGAGTCTCTCGACGGTTTCCGCCAGCTTCGGCGGTGACACGCAGCTACTGGCGCTCGGCGGTGTGGTCGTCGCGTTCCTCGGGATGAGCATCGTCGTCTTCGTCCTGTTTCGGACGTTCGTCCCGTCTATCGCCGTCGTCATCTCGGCGTTCTCGGACGTGGTCATCCCGGTGGCGCTGATGAACCTCTTCGGCATCGAACTGTCGCTCGGGACCGTCGCCGCGCTGTTGATGCTCATCGGCTACAGCGTCGACTCGGACATCCTCCTGAACAGCCACGTACTGCGGCGGTCGGGCGACTTCTACGAGTCGACGTACCGCGCGATGCAGACGGGTGTCACGATGACGCTCACCTCGATAGCGGCGATGATCGTGATGGCCGTCACGGCGACGCTGTTCGGCATCCAACTGTTGGCCGCCATCGGGTTGATTCTCGTCTTCGGACTGGCCGCCGACCTGATGAACACGTACATGCTGAACGTGACCCTGCTTCGCTGGTACAAGTACGAGGGGGTGAAACGATGAGCGCGCTCCGCGACAACTGGCGGATCATCCTGCTCGTCGTGCTCGTCGTCGCCAGCGTGTTCGCGCTGTTCGGTCCCGCCGGCGGCGTCGCCGGGTCCGCGGACGGAAACCAGTCCGTCGGAAACGACACCGTCGCAGGGACGAGCGACGGACCGACCAACCTCGTCTACGGACTCGACCTCTCCGGCGGGACGCGCATCCGCGCGCCGCTGGTCGGGGTCACCGCCGAGGAGGTGGAGTTCGAAAACGACTCCGCCGCGGCGGTCGAGCAGAACGTCGCCGCCGAACTCCCGAACACGGACGTGACGGATATCACCGCCCGTCCCCCGACGGAGGACCGTCGGGCGACCGTCGAAGCGACGACGGAGAACGTCTCCACCGACGACCTCGCCGCGGCGCTCGACGCCGCCGGGTACGAGTACGGGAACGTTCGCGAGGGGGTCACCGAGGAGACGCGACAACAGACCGTCGACGTCATCAGCAACAAGATCAACCAGGCGGGCCTCTCCGGCGGGTCCGCGCGAGTCGTCTCCACGTCGACCGGCGAGTACTTCGTGCTCATCGAGGTGCCGGACGAGGACCGTTCGGACGTGCTCGAACTCGTGAGCCAACAGGGCCAAGTGCAGGTCGACGTCTACTACCCCGCCGAGGAGAACGGCTCGACGGAGTACCGCCGCGAACTGGTGCTCGAACAGGGCGACTTCCAGAGCATCGGGACGGCGCAGCCGTCGCAGGAGGGTCAGGCCCCGAACGTGCCGGTCGTCGTCCGCGAGTCCAAAGCGCCCGAGTTCCAGGAGAAGATGGTCGAAACCGGCGTCGCCGGCGAGGGCGGGTCGGCCTGTAGCTACGACGAGAACCCCAACGGCACCCAGCCGTGTCTGCTGACCGTCGTCGACGGCGAAGTGGTCTACTCCGCCGGCATGAGTCAGGGTCTCGCGAACGACATGCGCAGCGGTCAGTGGGAGAGCAGCCCGCAGTTCGTCCTCCAGACGGCGAACTACTCGGAGGCCCAGCAGCTCGCCATCAACCTCCGCGCCGGCGCGCTCCCCGCGCCGCTGGACATCGGCCCGGACGGAGAGGGGACATCGTCGTACATCTCTCCCACGCAGGGTGAGAACTTCCGAATCAACTCGCTCATCACCGGCATCATCGCGGTGTTCGCCGTCAGCGGCGTCGTCTTCCTCCGCTACGGCTCCG from Haloprofundus halobius includes:
- a CDS encoding glucose-6-phosphate isomerase, whose amino-acid sequence is MYVDLGNVLDSTPGLSREQLERLDERVADAHERIERGRADAEHGYAALNLPETADPDEIRAAVEPFGDAEAVLTVGIGGSALGAATVSEALGGDVDAHFLDNVDPEDTARLLNSLPLGETAVNVVSRSGTTAETLANFLVVREAMASAGVDWTERTFVTTGEEGNLRELAEKHDLPALKVPDGVPGRFSALSTVGLACAAIQGHDLDAILAGAADEAEKLSGSLFDSPAYAYGAAAYALDRRGATVNAMMPYAESLEYFAEWFAQLWAESLGKEGVGQTPARALGATDQHSQLQLYRAGRHDKLVTLVRPREREDRPIPETDLEGLSYLGGSTLGELLDAEFEATEASLAAAGQPNVRVEIDRVDERGVGELLYGMEVACVLYGELENVSTFTQPAVEWGKRAARGLLGGGDFEEADAVSDKTRLEVE
- a CDS encoding DUF5812 family protein produces the protein MTDDESKEGTFLVTAADDETAVLKDVEDGQVHTLVSNPGVERHDAVEGVVAPDPPMNVTWQLVEVESRRPLRIEESSESPTTMARDLAAEQPVGELTRRERAGTGEIHVVTVPEETTEQAVADVLDDEEGLLSRAARLGVNRVEVRSSPGVVVVRYMP
- the eif1A gene encoding translation initiation factor eIF-1A — protein: MSEESGRRNLRMPNDNEMFAVVTEHNGGNHVRVRCNDGKERMGRIPGRMKYRTWINEGDVVLVEPWDWQDEKANIEWRYTDQDAEQLRQEGHIQ
- the secF gene encoding protein translocase subunit SecF — translated: MVAFDVPEVDFTRYTNRQLAAVPLTVLALALLVIAVTFATTGTPVALGTEFSGGTEVRLAVDAPDGQAEQVIRQAFDADIESIQSVPSDGTYVVTFGPDTDPAQLEQTVENPPNDAAERLEIQSLSTVSASFGGDTQLLALGGVVVAFLGMSIVVFVLFRTFVPSIAVVISAFSDVVIPVALMNLFGIELSLGTVAALLMLIGYSVDSDILLNSHVLRRSGDFYESTYRAMQTGVTMTLTSIAAMIVMAVTATLFGIQLLAAIGLILVFGLAADLMNTYMLNVTLLRWYKYEGVKR
- a CDS encoding preprotein translocase subunit SecD — protein: MSALRDNWRIILLVVLVVASVFALFGPAGGVAGSADGNQSVGNDTVAGTSDGPTNLVYGLDLSGGTRIRAPLVGVTAEEVEFENDSAAAVEQNVAAELPNTDVTDITARPPTEDRRATVEATTENVSTDDLAAALDAAGYEYGNVREGVTEETRQQTVDVISNKINQAGLSGGSARVVSTSTGEYFVLIEVPDEDRSDVLELVSQQGQVQVDVYYPAEENGSTEYRRELVLEQGDFQSIGTAQPSQEGQAPNVPVVVRESKAPEFQEKMVETGVAGEGGSACSYDENPNGTQPCLLTVVDGEVVYSAGMSQGLANDMRSGQWESSPQFVLQTANYSEAQQLAINLRAGALPAPLDIGPDGEGTSSYISPTQGENFRINSLITGIIAVFAVSGVVFLRYGSARVAAPMVVTALSEVVILLGAAALLRYPLDLSVIGGFIAVIGTGVDDLIIIADEVMAEGDVNSRKVFQSRFKKAFWVIGAAAATTIIAMSPLAVLSLGDLQGFAIFTILGVLVGVLITRPAYGDILRALLTDR